A genomic stretch from Candidatus Nitrososphaera gargensis Ga9.2 includes:
- the ftsZ gene encoding cell division protein FtsZ, with protein MSHLIPNNVTPESVMEQETIRAAMEMAKPTVCVIGAGGAGSNIVSWIKSKGISGGKLIAVNTDAAHLGISKADRRILIGPKLTQGRGCGGYPEKGMQATRESMSEITREVQGSNIIFLCAGLGGGTGTGAIQILADELKRATGALVVGVVTLPFAVERFRYSMAKEALLSLQRSCDTVVAIDNNRLTRVAGNLPLQQALGVANELVGQFIKGTTETITTASLINIDFADLTAIMEGRGLAAIGVGFNDGIDRIEQATRMALDTQLLDVKDMSMAHGALVHVTGGDDITLEEVTRAGELVTRSLPQDVRIVWGARVDPAMKGKARVMVVLTGVESTFGEVPKVAQAPVQEEKKKRFLGMF; from the coding sequence ATGAGTCATTTAATTCCAAACAACGTAACGCCGGAATCAGTAATGGAGCAAGAGACTATTCGCGCAGCAATGGAAATGGCAAAACCAACGGTTTGCGTAATCGGGGCAGGGGGCGCAGGCAGCAACATTGTCTCATGGATCAAGAGCAAAGGGATCTCGGGAGGCAAGCTGATTGCTGTTAACACAGACGCGGCACATTTGGGTATCAGCAAGGCTGACAGGAGGATCCTGATAGGTCCGAAACTGACACAGGGCAGGGGCTGTGGAGGCTATCCTGAGAAGGGCATGCAAGCAACTCGTGAGAGCATGTCGGAAATCACAAGGGAAGTGCAGGGGTCGAATATCATTTTTCTGTGCGCAGGCCTTGGAGGCGGAACAGGTACAGGCGCAATCCAGATTCTCGCAGACGAGCTGAAGAGAGCAACTGGCGCGTTGGTTGTAGGCGTCGTCACGCTGCCGTTCGCAGTTGAGCGTTTTAGGTACTCGATGGCAAAGGAAGCGTTGCTCAGCCTGCAGAGGTCATGCGACACAGTCGTTGCCATTGACAACAACAGGCTGACGAGAGTAGCAGGCAACCTGCCGCTGCAGCAAGCACTGGGCGTTGCCAACGAGCTGGTCGGCCAGTTCATCAAGGGAACGACAGAAACCATAACCACGGCATCTCTCATCAACATCGACTTTGCAGACCTCACCGCAATCATGGAAGGCAGGGGATTGGCCGCAATTGGCGTTGGCTTCAACGACGGCATTGACAGGATCGAGCAGGCGACAAGGATGGCGCTTGACACTCAGCTCTTGGACGTCAAGGACATGTCTATGGCTCACGGTGCACTCGTGCACGTAACTGGTGGCGACGACATTACTCTCGAAGAGGTCACAAGGGCAGGAGAACTGGTCACGAGGTCATTGCCACAGGACGTCAGAATCGTGTGGGGAGCAAGAGTCGACCCAGCGATGAAAGGCAAGGCACGCGTGATGGTCGTTCTCACAGGCGTGGAAAGCACCTTTGGTGAAGTACCCAAAGTCGCCCAGGCGCCGGTGCAGGAAGAAAAGAAGAAACGTTTCCTTGGAATGTTCTAA
- a CDS encoding DUF72 domain-containing protein encodes MTILSGTCGWSYQEWVGAFYPNNRVAKLPFYSRIFNSVEVDSSFYRAPSKSMVAGWIKATGPDFKFSLKIPKSVTHDKRLAGAEKEFLDFVELVEPMARVGKLGCLLVQLPPDFTFKERGSLESFLSLLPRDIHFTVEFRHESWNRKETWELLEKYNVANTVTDSPIEFLSRPVVTATTHSYVRWHGRGKSIWYDYTYSEEELRPWLTKLQVMEERVPVVYAYFNNHYHASAPTNLLQLLEMRGEDMTDAQKKVKARAERHEHRKAVKITDF; translated from the coding sequence TTGACGATACTGTCAGGCACATGCGGCTGGAGCTACCAAGAGTGGGTTGGCGCATTCTACCCAAACAACAGGGTTGCCAAACTACCCTTTTACTCCCGCATTTTCAATTCCGTGGAGGTCGACTCGTCGTTTTACAGGGCTCCTTCAAAGTCGATGGTTGCCGGGTGGATAAAAGCGACGGGCCCGGATTTCAAGTTCTCACTCAAGATCCCCAAGTCGGTAACTCATGACAAGCGGCTGGCAGGAGCAGAAAAAGAGTTTCTTGACTTTGTGGAACTGGTGGAACCGATGGCAAGAGTGGGCAAGCTGGGCTGCCTGCTGGTACAGCTTCCGCCTGACTTTACGTTCAAGGAACGTGGCAGTCTTGAGTCGTTTCTGAGCCTCCTTCCAAGGGATATTCATTTTACAGTCGAGTTCCGGCATGAGTCGTGGAACAGGAAAGAGACATGGGAACTCTTGGAAAAATACAATGTCGCAAACACAGTGACAGACTCGCCGATCGAATTTCTATCAAGGCCAGTTGTTACAGCCACAACGCATTCATACGTTCGGTGGCACGGTCGGGGCAAGTCGATATGGTACGACTATACCTACTCGGAAGAGGAGTTGCGCCCATGGCTTACCAAACTGCAGGTCATGGAAGAAAGAGTCCCTGTGGTCTATGCCTACTTTAACAACCACTACCACGCCAGCGCGCCGACCAACCTGCTGCAGCTGCTGGAGATGAGGGGAGAAGACATGACAGACGCCCAGAAGAAGGTCAAGGCAAGGGCAGAGCGCCACGAGCACAGAAAGGCTGTCAAGATAACAGACTTTTAG
- a CDS encoding B12-binding domain-containing radical SAM protein — protein sequence MSPYRGISLASFFGCAPALDFNRDHNSFWYHVLGNQVTPRMLFDFICNPIDHTNGHANYAPYGLRKVEAALLRDGYSREDVIVAHPDHVEKFIGPETEVVGTYEMDPLGMGPVTMTFTYGRKHMSYDEFYNRDLHHRINAAKARTGSKAKVVAGASGTWQYNYDPAKIEEYGLYGIVEGELGGIGPEIDGAAGAFFDALIAGEFDTANPFKKSQFKVEIKEFVRNDRTLHGRFIHYWNEPSVDEIPNIVNPSMHGMIEVMRGCGRGCKFCDVTLRPLRYYPVEKVQKEIEVNMKYGGLKNAWVHSDDIFVYGLNPRTTKNMQPNREAIEELFKGIMATGIEHTNPTHGTLAGAIADERLIPNVSKIIKSGPNNHIGIQCGFETGSIRLIGKYADRKLSPYRPDEWHWVVKNGIKTLNENYWVPAFTLIMGLDNDETPEDSWETIRLIHEIEMEQPDSKFTTTPLTFVPIGLLEKSDFYDIGNTMDPAKLGVMYKTWQHNFKYGIQKFMSKVGRDNPIKNWFFTQLASTLGGVPLSAMERFARRKGPEHERVIEKIKANYW from the coding sequence CGAGGATGCTGTTTGACTTTATCTGCAACCCCATTGATCACACCAACGGCCATGCCAATTATGCTCCTTACGGCCTGAGGAAGGTCGAGGCCGCGCTTTTGAGGGACGGCTATAGCCGCGAGGATGTGATCGTCGCCCACCCCGATCACGTCGAGAAGTTCATCGGGCCCGAGACAGAGGTCGTCGGGACGTACGAGATGGATCCGCTTGGCATGGGGCCGGTTACCATGACGTTCACATACGGCCGCAAGCACATGTCATATGACGAGTTTTACAATCGCGACTTACACCATAGGATAAACGCTGCCAAGGCGAGAACCGGAAGCAAGGCCAAGGTCGTCGCCGGCGCTTCAGGCACGTGGCAGTACAACTATGACCCAGCCAAGATCGAGGAATATGGCCTCTATGGCATCGTAGAGGGCGAACTCGGTGGCATCGGACCCGAGATCGACGGCGCGGCAGGCGCGTTCTTTGACGCGCTCATCGCAGGCGAGTTTGACACGGCCAACCCGTTCAAAAAGAGCCAGTTTAAAGTTGAGATTAAAGAGTTTGTCAGAAACGACAGGACTCTCCACGGCAGGTTCATCCACTACTGGAACGAACCCTCGGTGGACGAGATTCCAAACATCGTTAACCCGAGCATGCACGGCATGATCGAGGTCATGCGCGGCTGCGGCCGTGGCTGCAAGTTCTGCGACGTGACCCTGAGGCCGCTGAGGTATTACCCTGTTGAGAAGGTGCAGAAGGAGATCGAGGTGAACATGAAGTACGGTGGCCTGAAGAACGCTTGGGTTCACAGCGACGACATTTTCGTCTACGGCCTCAACCCAAGGACAACAAAGAACATGCAGCCAAACAGGGAGGCGATAGAGGAGCTGTTCAAGGGCATCATGGCGACAGGCATCGAGCACACGAACCCGACACATGGGACACTTGCCGGTGCAATTGCAGACGAGAGGCTCATCCCCAACGTCTCAAAGATAATCAAGTCCGGTCCTAACAACCACATCGGCATCCAGTGCGGCTTTGAGACAGGCAGCATAAGGCTCATCGGCAAGTATGCCGACAGAAAGCTCTCGCCGTACAGGCCAGACGAGTGGCACTGGGTGGTCAAGAACGGCATCAAGACGCTCAATGAGAACTACTGGGTGCCCGCGTTCACGCTCATCATGGGGCTTGACAACGACGAGACACCAGAGGACAGCTGGGAGACAATCCGGCTTATCCACGAGATTGAGATGGAGCAGCCAGACAGCAAGTTTACGACGACTCCTCTCACGTTTGTGCCTATAGGCCTGCTTGAAAAGTCGGACTTTTATGATATTGGCAACACAATGGATCCGGCAAAGCTGGGCGTCATGTACAAGACCTGGCAGCACAACTTCAAGTACGGCATCCAGAAATTCATGAGCAAAGTAGGGCGCGACAACCCGATAAAGAACTGGTTCTTTACGCAGCTGGCTTCGACCCTTGGCGGCGTTCCACTGTCGGCCATGGAAAGGTTTGCGAGAAGAAAGGGACCAGAGCACGAGCGGGTCATTGAAAAGATAAAGGCGAACTACTGGTAA
- a CDS encoding HD domain-containing protein: protein MLDKIKKRVKKALEGRDPAHDFQHIMRVYKNAEIIGRCEGADLTILLPAALLHDLVVYPKGSAKTSKSADDSADLAEKWLQRYGYPHDKIDKICYCIRTHSYSKRLVPSTLEGKILQDADRLDALGAIGIARTFSVGGTENRAFYNPSDPFWKTKRELNDREWTLDHFQTKLLKLKKSMHTKTAQEIAQERAKFMELFIGQMQKEIF, encoded by the coding sequence ATGCTGGACAAAATCAAAAAGAGAGTAAAGAAGGCACTCGAGGGGCGCGACCCGGCGCACGACTTCCAGCACATAATGCGTGTCTACAAGAACGCCGAGATTATAGGCCGCTGCGAGGGCGCTGACCTGACAATACTGCTTCCAGCGGCTCTCCTTCATGATCTGGTCGTGTATCCTAAGGGAAGCGCCAAGACATCAAAATCGGCAGACGACAGCGCCGACCTAGCAGAAAAGTGGCTGCAGAGATACGGGTACCCGCATGACAAGATCGACAAGATATGCTACTGCATAAGGACACACAGCTACTCAAAGAGGCTCGTCCCTTCAACTCTGGAAGGTAAGATACTGCAGGACGCCGACAGGCTGGACGCGCTTGGCGCGATAGGAATCGCACGGACGTTCAGTGTTGGCGGGACAGAGAACAGGGCATTCTACAACCCAAGCGATCCGTTCTGGAAAACCAAGAGAGAGCTAAACGACAGGGAGTGGACGCTTGATCATTTCCAGACAAAGCTGCTCAAGCTGAAAAAATCGATGCACACAAAGACTGCCCAAGAAATTGCACAGGAGCGGGCCAAGTTCATGGAGCTGTTCATCGGGCAGATGCAAAAAGAGATCTTCTAG
- a CDS encoding winged helix-turn-helix domain-containing protein, with translation MEIIDKDSANARSAHADTDRPPPDAQSMKLYHGNIDWDVAKRLLHMIYLHGPIKKTRLAMKTAVNSSTCTRYVTWLIEIGWVATNNFDEFSLTEAGLAIYKRIKWQDYV, from the coding sequence ATGGAAATTATTGACAAGGATTCTGCTAATGCTAGGTCTGCCCATGCAGACACAGACAGACCCCCTCCTGATGCACAGAGTATGAAGTTGTACCACGGCAACATCGATTGGGATGTCGCAAAAAGGTTATTACACATGATTTACCTCCATGGTCCAATCAAAAAGACCCGCCTTGCCATGAAAACAGCAGTAAATTCTTCTACCTGCACAAGATACGTTACATGGCTAATAGAGATTGGTTGGGTCGCCACGAATAATTTTGATGAATTTAGCCTGACAGAAGCCGGCCTAGCAATATACAAGCGCATCAAATGGCAAGACTATGTCTGA
- a CDS encoding amino acid permease: protein MSASAGSEPQRPPAEHQHQHQLVRTLSLMDIIMVGIAGMIGGAIFVLTGPAIGLAGDAVIIAFILNAIITLFTAMAYAELGSAMPEAGGGYLWIREGLPRPNAFISGWMAWFAHIIAGSLYAVGFGAFMYYLLGPEVAGVLSEEPLLGIIPFDKVIAVVSIAAFTYINIKGTSETGKAGTIVTLIQLGTIFALIGAGFWTMYNNPDWTTNFADFMPTGVAGLVAAMGLTFIAFEGYEIIVQTGEEVKNPKKNIPRAIFISLAIVVTLYCLVAFVSIGSIFPEGIASWQFIGENGELGIMRAAEMFLPYGVFIVLGGGMVSTLAALNATTFSSARVAFAMGRHYNLPHKLSSIHPVNRTPHVAIIISGVIMAFVAYALPLADIAVAAGVIFLLLFTQVNIAVITIRRIYGDKLSYGFKTPLFPAIPIIGIFLKLGLALYLLVTQPLSWGITVLWILVGFALYRMYTFKREIQHYAPLVTSEGDLKRQDYRILIPYTPENPDRLIKYAIRIAKETAGEVNILRVITVPHQTPLSAGVAFADAAKRSFEPLEKMLDKENIPNHYLVRVSHDATEAILATIEEQKIDVLVTDFETLRRDRKLLTLMTCKVLAIRAENDALELEPEHVRIDADLKSQAIPAGEKKNMVVVYDGGEHSDVVLKATSWLEHSGRFKVGLLSINRGGGGERSSVTMQQDYLSQLGVELKEVQLTESSSKSADIMLSAASSFQPDLVVMGATVGGFSVFNNPDFLALLDQFNCPVIIARGFTIPGVHRAKSLLMRALRK from the coding sequence TTGTCGGCCTCTGCAGGCTCTGAGCCTCAGCGCCCACCGGCTGAACATCAACATCAGCATCAACTTGTGCGCACCCTGAGCCTCATGGATATCATAATGGTAGGCATCGCCGGGATGATAGGCGGAGCCATATTCGTGCTTACCGGCCCAGCCATAGGTCTAGCAGGGGACGCCGTGATTATTGCCTTCATACTCAACGCCATAATAACGCTCTTTACCGCAATGGCGTACGCCGAACTTGGCTCGGCCATGCCCGAGGCGGGCGGAGGGTACCTGTGGATAAGGGAGGGGCTTCCGCGTCCAAACGCCTTTATCAGCGGATGGATGGCATGGTTTGCCCACATCATAGCAGGGAGCCTATATGCGGTCGGCTTTGGGGCATTTATGTACTACCTGCTCGGTCCTGAGGTGGCCGGTGTACTTTCTGAAGAGCCTCTTCTTGGAATCATCCCGTTTGACAAGGTGATAGCCGTCGTTTCCATTGCAGCATTTACATACATCAACATCAAGGGCACTTCGGAGACAGGCAAGGCCGGCACCATAGTTACGCTTATTCAGCTTGGCACCATTTTCGCCTTGATAGGTGCCGGATTTTGGACGATGTACAACAACCCGGACTGGACAACCAATTTTGCAGACTTTATGCCAACTGGCGTGGCCGGCCTTGTCGCTGCCATGGGCCTTACCTTCATCGCATTTGAAGGATACGAGATCATAGTCCAGACAGGAGAAGAAGTCAAGAACCCAAAGAAGAACATACCCAGGGCGATATTCATCTCGCTTGCAATCGTGGTTACCTTGTACTGCCTTGTGGCTTTTGTCTCGATAGGATCCATATTCCCCGAAGGCATCGCGTCGTGGCAGTTCATAGGCGAAAACGGCGAGCTTGGCATCATGAGGGCGGCCGAGATGTTCCTGCCCTATGGAGTCTTTATAGTGCTTGGCGGCGGCATGGTATCAACCCTGGCCGCGCTGAACGCCACCACGTTTTCCTCAGCTAGGGTGGCCTTTGCAATGGGCAGGCACTACAACCTGCCGCATAAACTAAGTTCGATTCATCCTGTAAACAGGACGCCGCACGTCGCAATAATAATTTCAGGAGTAATCATGGCGTTTGTGGCATACGCGCTTCCGCTTGCCGACATTGCAGTTGCTGCAGGCGTCATCTTTCTCCTCTTGTTTACGCAGGTCAACATTGCAGTGATAACCATACGTAGGATATACGGCGACAAGCTGTCGTACGGTTTCAAGACGCCGCTATTCCCGGCGATTCCAATCATTGGAATCTTCCTGAAGCTCGGTCTTGCGCTGTACCTGCTCGTCACCCAGCCGCTCAGCTGGGGCATAACTGTACTCTGGATCTTGGTAGGCTTTGCGCTCTATCGCATGTATACCTTCAAGAGGGAGATACAGCACTACGCTCCGCTGGTGACTTCCGAGGGAGACTTGAAGAGGCAGGACTATAGAATTCTGATCCCTTACACGCCAGAAAACCCTGACAGGCTCATCAAGTATGCCATAAGGATAGCCAAGGAGACTGCCGGCGAGGTGAACATCCTGCGTGTGATAACGGTGCCGCACCAGACTCCGCTTTCTGCCGGCGTGGCCTTTGCCGACGCCGCCAAGAGGTCGTTTGAGCCGCTGGAAAAGATGCTTGATAAGGAGAACATACCAAACCACTATCTAGTCAGGGTCTCCCACGATGCAACCGAGGCGATTCTGGCTACAATAGAGGAGCAAAAGATAGACGTGCTTGTCACCGATTTTGAAACGCTCCGGCGCGACAGGAAGCTGCTGACCCTGATGACCTGCAAGGTGCTGGCGATAAGGGCAGAGAACGACGCGCTGGAGCTCGAGCCGGAGCATGTGCGCATAGACGCAGATCTAAAGTCACAGGCAATCCCTGCAGGAGAAAAGAAGAACATGGTAGTGGTCTACGACGGCGGGGAGCATTCAGACGTGGTGCTCAAGGCCACGAGCTGGCTTGAGCACTCGGGGCGCTTCAAAGTGGGCCTGCTTTCAATCAACAGGGGCGGCGGGGGCGAAAGGAGCAGCGTTACGATGCAGCAGGACTATCTTAGCCAGCTTGGAGTCGAGCTCAAAGAAGTGCAGCTGACAGAGAGCAGCTCAAAGTCGGCCGATATCATGCTGTCGGCAGCAAGCTCGTTCCAGCCCGACCTTGTGGTGATGGGAGCAACAGTGGGCGGCTTTTCCGTCTTTAACAATCCTGACTTTCTCGCGCTCTTGGATCAGTTCAACTGCCCCGTGATAATCGCAAGAGGCTTTACGATCCCCGGCGTGCACAGGGCCAAGTCTCTGCTAATGAGAGCGCTCCGGAAGTAG
- a CDS encoding NAD(P)-binding domain-containing protein, which produces MVITFLDAAAFTHIHTTAGYESRHLGSGDMGLKLTDSFVATGRTIKIGTRKPDKVASWAGQARQQQGI; this is translated from the coding sequence CTGGTAATAACTTTTTTAGACGCAGCCGCCTTTACACACATACATACAACAGCAGGATATGAAAGTAGGCATCTTGGGTCTGGGGACATGGGGCTCAAGCTTACCGACAGTTTTGTCGCAACTGGGCGCACGATCAAGATAGGGACGCGCAAGCCGGATAAAGTCGCATCATGGGCAGGCCAAGCACGACAGCAGCAGGGCATCTGA
- a CDS encoding Clp1/GlmU family protein, whose product MSTTAAKVRMIKGPATVTVDGACDVLGSDVSGKTITVRAGKALPFEPRGRCRLRARLGRGGSMWLADPAKAGVSLWRGITQELTDLVGNKKTTVMLVGETDTGKSTLSVYLANVMLNRGLVPCIVDGDIGQGDLAPPTSIGAAVLPRQVTDLRDVDASLFEFVGSTSPAGFDRFVAKKLRSILDRVGPLGDTCIVNTDGYASDGGIQYKLMIASELQPDAIVCIGDNPELLGAFQGGPWQVLHATPSGQASKSRYERASRRLDQFLRYVGSGSHAVELSRIKFVYMDRLFSPSEILRPPIVQLEPENLKRMFVGLGSAGQIVGFGIITGITPHSIFVQTDVGSFDRIYLGNIRLSRDRAVEVRIA is encoded by the coding sequence GTGTCGACGACCGCCGCCAAGGTCCGCATGATCAAGGGTCCTGCTACTGTAACAGTTGACGGGGCATGCGACGTACTTGGAAGTGATGTGTCAGGCAAGACGATCACGGTCAGGGCAGGCAAGGCGCTCCCCTTTGAACCCCGCGGGCGGTGCAGGCTGCGCGCGCGGCTTGGCCGCGGTGGGAGCATGTGGCTGGCCGATCCTGCCAAGGCAGGAGTCTCGCTCTGGCGAGGCATTACCCAGGAACTGACTGACTTGGTAGGCAACAAAAAAACCACGGTGATGCTTGTCGGAGAAACTGACACAGGCAAGTCCACCCTTTCTGTATACCTTGCAAACGTAATGCTCAATCGCGGGCTTGTGCCATGCATTGTAGACGGCGACATTGGTCAGGGCGACCTTGCGCCGCCCACAAGCATCGGGGCTGCGGTTCTACCCCGACAGGTTACCGATCTGAGAGATGTCGATGCCAGCCTGTTCGAATTTGTAGGGAGCACTTCGCCAGCAGGGTTTGACCGTTTCGTGGCAAAAAAGCTGAGATCCATTCTTGACAGGGTCGGCCCGCTTGGCGACACTTGCATCGTCAACACCGACGGCTACGCAAGTGATGGTGGCATCCAATACAAGCTAATGATTGCAAGTGAACTGCAGCCTGACGCCATAGTGTGCATTGGAGATAATCCGGAATTGCTGGGCGCGTTCCAAGGCGGACCATGGCAGGTTCTGCATGCCACGCCAAGCGGCCAAGCATCAAAGTCAAGATACGAGCGGGCAAGCCGCCGGCTGGATCAATTCCTTAGATATGTTGGCAGCGGATCGCATGCCGTAGAGCTGTCGCGCATCAAATTCGTATACATGGACAGGCTGTTTTCGCCGTCAGAGATACTGCGGCCTCCAATAGTACAGCTAGAGCCAGAGAACCTGAAGAGGATGTTCGTCGGTCTTGGCTCTGCCGGCCAGATAGTCGGGTTTGGCATTATCACAGGCATCACCCCGCACAGCATATTTGTCCAGACAGATGTCGGCTCCTTTGACAGAATCTATCTTGGCAACATCCGGCTGAGCAGGGACAGAGCTGTCGAGGTCAGGATCGCCTGA
- a CDS encoding NAD(P)-binding domain-containing protein yields MGNAQMFRLDFPGGPLTMFICGNDKCAKKSVTEILDMFGWETVDIGGIEGSRLLEPLAMLWITYFFKTGIGNQAFKLLHK; encoded by the coding sequence GTGGGCAACGCGCAGATGTTCCGGCTTGACTTTCCGGGCGGGCCGCTGACCATGTTCATATGCGGAAACGACAAGTGCGCCAAAAAGTCGGTGACAGAAATCCTTGACATGTTTGGCTGGGAAACCGTCGACATCGGCGGGATAGAAGGATCGCGCCTGCTAGAGCCGCTTGCAATGCTGTGGATAACGTATTTTTTCAAAACGGGCATCGGTAACCAGGCCTTCAAACTGCTGCATAAATGA
- a CDS encoding ATPase AAA, which yields MIKSVTLTVEREYRVDTGKSRIRIDYDSMNSISAATGDLVKIIATRRKNFIARCLPLYIKDHNRQIVRMDSIIRAKLGAVIGDTVSVSKADVEDNRYKKLILVPLHGAPANLDGRYIANILANTKVHRNDLVSIPLLGRKKTAVYRVKSILPASLSVMFIDSDPMTNIEISQA from the coding sequence ATGATCAAGTCTGTCACGCTTACTGTGGAAAGGGAGTATCGCGTAGACACTGGGAAAAGCAGGATCAGAATAGATTATGACTCTATGAATTCAATTAGCGCAGCCACTGGAGATCTGGTTAAGATTATTGCCACTAGACGCAAGAACTTCATTGCAAGATGCTTGCCTCTATATATCAAGGATCACAACAGGCAGATTGTCAGGATGGATTCAATCATCAGAGCTAAGCTCGGTGCGGTTATCGGAGATACAGTCAGTGTAAGTAAGGCGGATGTTGAAGATAACAGGTACAAAAAGCTAATTCTCGTTCCTCTTCATGGCGCGCCTGCAAATCTCGATGGCAGATATATTGCAAACATACTGGCAAATACCAAAGTACATCGAAACGACTTGGTATCTATTCCTCTATTGGGTAGGAAAAAAACTGCCGTATACCGTGTGAAGTCGATACTTCCCGCAAGTTTGTCCGTCATGTTCATTGATTCTGACCCGATGACAAACATCGAAATATCACAAGCCTGA
- a CDS encoding type VI secretion system tube protein Hcp — MELGSEQHRVTPSSGGGGGAGKATFSDLNIMKTLDKSLPKLFEAVASGEHIREVKFSGTTDTTNKKTRGDYFIITLTDVIVTRTSRADQVETADPRKASASTLQR, encoded by the coding sequence TTGGAGCTGGGGAGTGAGCAACACCGGGTCACACCTAGTTCAGGCGGTGGCGGCGGTGCAGGCAAGGCTACCTTTTCTGATCTGAATATTATGAAGACGCTTGACAAGTCTTTGCCCAAGCTCTTTGAAGCAGTCGCAAGCGGCGAGCACATAAGGGAAGTCAAATTCTCCGGCACTACAGACACGACCAACAAGAAGACAAGAGGGGACTACTTCATAATTACGTTGACGGACGTGATTGTGACTCGTACCAGCAGAGCGGATCAGGTGGAGACAGCAGACCCACGGAAAGCATCAGCTTCAACTTTGCAAAGATAA